The region CGAGCGCGACTGAACCAGAGACAACCAGGGCACAATCCGCAATATCGATGATCTCGGGAGTGCGGCCCACGAAAAAGTTCATGCGCAATCCCCCGCCTGTGCGCACAAATTCTTCACTACACCACTGGCGCTGCTTCTCTTTGTAATTGGCAACGTAAAAAGTGAGATCGTCGAAACGCTCGTGGAGCATGCGGGCCGCTTCGAGCATGCGGGGCCAGTTATGGGTGACTTCATGACCACGCGAGCCGGGGAGCAAGGCGACGACGCGACCGGCTTGTGGTTTCCATTCTCTTACAAAAGATTGATCCAGTGGATGATGGACAATCTCATCGAAGAAGGGGTGTCCCACATTGGTGACGGGAACATTTCGCTGGGCGTACCATTCGGTCTCGAACTGTAAACCTGAAATCACATGATCGACGGTGCGTTTGAGTTTGTGAATTCGCCAACCACCCCAGGCCCACATCTGGGGAGGCATGAAGTAGTAGACGGGAATCCCTAACGATTTGGCTGCTTTGGCAATGTGCCAGTTGAAGCCGGGAAAATCGATGAGCACGACGGCATCCGGGCGGTGCTGCTTCAGATGAGCACGTGCCTGGCGGAAGACTTTGTAGAAGGTGGTCAGGAGTGGGAGGAC is a window of Planctopirus limnophila DSM 3776 DNA encoding:
- the lpxB gene encoding lipid-A-disaccharide synthase, with the translated sequence MHIFFSVGEPSGDQHAAHLIRALQHRHPGLKVSGLGGPAMEVAGCEVIYPLTNLAVMGIFRVLPLLTTFYKVFRQARAHLKQHRPDAVVLIDFPGFNWHIAKAAKSLGIPVYYFMPPQMWAWGGWRIHKLKRTVDHVISGLQFETEWYAQRNVPVTNVGHPFFDEIVHHPLDQSFVREWKPQAGRVVALLPGSRGHEVTHNWPRMLEAARMLHERFDDLTFYVANYKEKQRQWCSEEFVRTGGGLRMNFFVGRTPEIIDIADCALVVSGSVALELLARRTPYATFYSCSKLTHWIGRQIIHIPHFSLPNLMANRRIFPELLFVGEAPEAGRQMADAISPWLADPQQMTLKLEELDALRRDVVNAGALTRTADLILRLTTDQAQTEQLSSAA